The genomic interval CTTCTTCCTGTCGCTTTTACGACGTATTTTTTTCTGAACCTCACCAGAAGACTCACGACAAAAGTAAGGGCAAGTTTTGCGAAGATGACGGCTTTCATAACAGAATATGTCAGGGCGGTTCAGGTGCTTCAGATATTCAAAGCGACGAAAATGGCGCAGGAAAAAATGCACGACGTCGGAAAAGATTATTTAAAAAAGGAAGTCAAGGCTTACGTTGTCGAATATGCCTATTGGAGCTTTATTGGCGCGTGCGAAATTATAGTAGTTATAATAATACTGCTCGGAGGAAGAAGCAGCCTCGCAACCGGTGCGGTAACAATCGGAACTGTCGTGCTATTTGTCGAATACACGAGGAGGCTGTTTATGCCGCTCGTTCAGTTTTCGGAAACCCTCAATCAAGTACAAAGGGCGTTCGCTTCGGCAGACAGGATATTTTCGATACTCGACACAAGGACAAAGACGCCGGACGGCGATCTTGGCGAAGATGATTTTCCTGAAAACTGGAAAGAAATCACTTTTGAAAGAGTTTGGTTCAAATACAAAGACAGCTGGGTTCTGAAAAATGTCAGTTTTTCAATCCCGAAAGGTGCCATGTATGCAATTGTCGGAGCGAGCGGCAGCGGAAAAACGACGCTGATAAGCTTGATTCTCAGATTTTACGAACCCACACACGGTTCAATAAAAATCGGCGGAACAGACATAAGAAACTTTAAGCTTGACGTCTGGCGTTCTAAAATAGGGCTTGTTCTTCAAAGCGTAAGCCTTTTCTCGGGTTCTTTGTCGGAGAACATATCGGTTTTCAACTCTGAAATATCGCAATACTCTCAGAAAAAGGCTCTCGAAACGATGCACGCGTGGGATATTGTCGAGAAGCTGCCAAGAGGACTGGACGAAGAGATCAGCGAAGGAGGATTAAATGTTTCGATGGGTGAAAGACAGCTTATTTGCCTGGCCAGAGCTGTTTTGTATGCTCCCCGGATATTGATTCTTGACGAGGCGACTTCTTCCGTCGACCCAGGCACCGAAAAAAAAATACAGGCCGCGACGAACATGCTCACGACGGAAAGAACTTCAATAGTGGTCGCTCACAGGCTGAGCACTATTACGCACGCTGAAAAAATAATAGTGCTTCAGAACGGCGAGATGGTTGAAGAAGGCGATCATGAAACACTTCTGAAATCCGAGGGCATATACGCGAGCCTTTACAGGCTTCAGGCGGGTGAAATCATTTATGATTAGATATTTCGTGTGGATATCGCGCTTCTGGAGAATGCACAAACTCCACATAGTGTTTCTTGTTTTTTTCACCGTCATCTCCAGTGCCGTAGCCCTCTCTTTCCCCCTCGTGTTCAAATTTCTCCTCGACGAGATAGAAAACGTCCTCGCGGGCACTTCGATGTCGGAACAGTTCAAAAAAACCCTGCTGTTTTTGGGTGCATTGGCTCTCGCGAAGTTCATCGCCGGTTTATATCCCGGAGCCAGGGCGTGGCTGAATTCCAAAATAGGCCTGAACGTCAGAGACCTCGTTTTCAAGAGCATGTTATCCAAAGACTACAGGTTTTTCAACGAATTCAAACCGGGAGACTTGGCGACACGTCTGACTGACGATATTGTGGAGCATCCGAGAATAGCCTGGTTCAGCTGTTCAGCTGTGTTCAGAGCGCTCGAATCCACGTCAAAGCTCGCCTTCTGCCTCGCCGTGATGTTTTACATGAACCGCCAGCTGACAATGATAGCTATATTTCCACTGCCGTTCATGCTTTACCTGTTTTATCTCATCCAAAATAAACTCGGCCGGATAGTCATGGAAAACAGAAAAGCGACGAGCCGGACAAACGATCTTCTGGACAGCACTTTTGCCGGGATATCAATAATAAAAGCATACAGAGCGGAAAAAGGGCAAAAGAAGCGTCTGCGGGAGCTTCTCGACAGGAGACTGAAGATAGACCTGAAAATAGCAAAGTACTTGATGTTTGTTCATTCAGCATACAGTGTTCTCGGACAGATTGGAAAAGTCGTTGTTATGTTTGTCGGAGGGCTTTTCGTCGTCAGGGGAACTATAGGTGTAGGTGAGTTTTACGCGTTTTACGTCTATCTGGACATGATTCTCGCACCGATGATGGACATCCCCAACCTGTTCGTCACTTCCAAACAGGCGTTCATATCTATTGACCGGGAAAACGAGATTCTTGATTTTCCTTTGTCTTTGCAAACAAGCGGATCGGTTGAAACAGGAAAAATTGAGAGCATCAAGTTTGAAGACGCAGGATTCATTTACGAAGGTGAAAAAGGCGTCCGAGGAATTGATTTCAAGGGTTCAAAAGGAGATGTCATCGCTGTCGTCGGAGAAATCGGAAGCGGAAAGAGCACTCTCCTGAAAATGATGACAGGCTTACTGCCTGTGTCCGAAGGCAGATACTTTGTAAACGGCCTTGAAATGGAGAATTATTCAAGAGAATCATATTTATCTGAAATAGGATATGTGCCGCAGGAATCACTTCTTTTCAGCGAGACAATAAGAGAAAACGTAAAAATCGGAAGGGCTCTCGGAGAAGATGCTGTAATAGAGGCTCTGTCAGCCGTAAACATTACTTCGAGGGAAATCAACGGCGGGGCTGCAGCAAAGCTTCAGCAGGCAGGGGTCGGAGTAAGCGGAGGTCAGAAACAGAGGGTAGCAATAGCAAGGGCGATAGCCAATAAACCATCACTCATCCTGTTTGACGACTGCACTTCTGCTCTGGATTCAAAAAACGAAGAATCCCTTTGGAAGTATCTAAAGGAAAGATATTCAAAATCCCTGATGATTGTAGTCAGTCACAGACTCGCGACAATAAAGCAGTCCGATAAAGTTCTTTTTATACATCGCGGCAGACAACTCGCCTTCGAGAGACACGAAGATCTCATGAAAGCGAGCAGTCTGTATAGAATGATCCTAGCTTCGGAAGCTAAATAAACCGTTCATTCAATCAATGACCGTGAACCTGAAGAAAGAATCGACCCCTCCCGCACTCAGCTTAAAAACATAAATTCCGGATCCTAAATATCCCGGAGAAACATCGTATGAGTTCACTCCTTTCTCGAAGTGAATTCTTTCCGCCGGACAGGCTGTCCTTCCTGTAAGGTCGAATATTCGGATTTCAGCGTCACAGGATTGGGGAAGAGAAAAAATGACAGAAGGGCTTGAGTGGAAAACAAAAGAGGATTTGCCGGAAAATTCGGCGAAAATCGGCCTGACAATCGGTTCTTCAATTGAATTCGGGCTTTCGCCTATGTCTATGAATATAGTGTCTATTACGGTCAGGTTGTAGGGTATGCTGTCCGGTATTATGTACCAGCCGTTGTAAGTCCCACCCCAACCCATGTTTAAGTGGTAATAGTCGTTGGTGTTGTATCCGTCTATGACGAAATTGTGTCCTTGAATCGGAGGGGGAGTCAGGGCTGTTATGTGAGCGGGCATTGCGTCTTTCATATTCTGAGAAAGCCTTTCGTAAAGGCTGTCAGAAAGAGTATCGAGAGGAGTCAAATCGCCGTAGCCGAACTTGACGTAAGCGTTGTAAGCCTGAGTCGCGCCGAAAGTGCCTGAACCGCTGCTCGTGTAAACCTGTTCCATCGCGGCGCCGCAAGCCCAGACGAGGGCTCCTTTATCCTGGTTCGTAAGCGGCGTCCCTGAGAGATAATGGTTCCCCAGTGTGTCGAGATAGACGTTGAGCTGGGACCAGGACGGAAATCCTCTGTCCGCCCAGTCGTTGTCAATCCAGAAATTCCTTCCCGCGTAAGAATGATAATAATCGTCGGCGTCGGAAAACTGCGTGGAATTTATGTTCTCTTGATAATTGACTATCATTCCCATGGCAACAGCGGGACAGCCGGCGATGCTTCTTTGACCGGTCTGCGGGTCTATCGGGCACATGCTGTTGTAAGGAGAGTTCTGAGTCCAGTTTGACATCAGCCATCCGCCCGTGGGAGTCGTTCCGGACGGAGGCCACTGTTCGAAATAGGGATAGCTTTTTCCGTCCAGAAGATCACGCCACTGTCCTTTAAATCCTGATATTACCGAAGCGGGTATTTGATCAAAATTCGAAAGCTTAAGTTCCAGATCAGCGACTATCAATTCGAAAAGCACGTTAGAAGTTTCTTCACAGGTTCTGCAGCGGTCTTCGTAAGAATATGCAATAACGGGGAAAAGGTCGTCATCAGCCGTCACGATTATGTATCCTGTGGGATTAAGTTCGAAAACGTAAGCCAACGTTTCTGACGCGGAGGAACCTGAAAGGGCGAAAGAAGACACTATTACTCTTGAATCCTGCTGTCCGTCCTGGGCCAGTTTTGAAAAAGCGGCGCTGGAAGCGACTGAATGGTCGACGAAATCGGCGTTCAGACAGACGCAGAAAGAGACCAAAACGATTATTAAAGAGGCTGTTTTCATGGAAACTCCGTATGTTGTGATTTTGAGTGATTCACTTTACTATCCTGTCTGTTCGGGCCTGCGAAGTCTCCGGGTGAGAAGGCAGTCCGGTAATTTCATCGTTTATGTACGAAATTCTTTCCGAAGGAGCAGGATGAGAACCGTAGTGCGAGTCTGTGCCTTCGCTGAGTTTTTCTATGGCTTTGGCGAGTTCTTCCGGATTGTACCCGGCGACAGTCATCAAGTGAACAGCGTAAAGATCCGCCTGTTTTTCTTGTTCTTTCCCGTAGGCGCTGTCAAAAACTTTTATAATTTCATCTGTTATCGTAGAGAATATGCTTTCCACTGATATGTTCATTATGTCGTTGACGAACCAGCTGGGAAGTTTATCGAGAGCCTGCTGGGCTTTAGCCCTTCCAATTTCGCCGCCGTATTTTTCGGCGAGTTTTATCATCGACACAAGTTTGTTCTTGTCGCTGATGGAATTAACTGCGTCTTTATGAACGACGTGTCCTATTTCGTGAGCGAGAATGCCGGCTATCTGATCTTCGTTGTCGCATGCGTTCACCATGCCAGTAGTTATGAATATGAAGCCGCCAGGCGTCGCAAGAGCGTTTTTCTTGGGTGAATCGACGACTATGAAGACGTATCCGGAAAAGAGGTCGGTTCTGTCCGAAAATACCGCCAGAGACTGACCGATTTCGCTGATGTATTTCTGCTGTGCGGTGTTTGATGTGAAAGAATTCGAATATTTATTCAGGATGTTGGCTGCGCAGGATCTGCCGAGATAGTATTCCTGCTCAGGAGTGTATCCTTCGGAAAAAATATTGAGGGCTTCCACTATGTCGCCGGCTATTGAAATATAGTCGTTCAACGGCGTATCAATGGGTATGTCAATCGGCAGGCTCGGGAAAGCGTTTAATACCTGAGCCAGCAATACGGCGAATGATATAAATGTCAACAATTTCATTTTTTTCCTCCCGAAATTATGGAGCGTAAGCTCCGACGTTGCCTTCCTGCATCCATGAATCCCATTCCGTTCCGTAATTTCTGTCGAAAGAGTGGAAATTCCAGTTCTTTTCTATTGAGTTCAGAAGTGAAAAGCTGCTTTTCAGTTCCGAATGCTCGTTTACATAGTCGGCCTCGACCTCGGGGTTGAAATTTTTTATGGCCGCTGCAACTTCTTCATCGGTGGCTCTTTGATCTCCGCTGTAAACAGCGTTGTTGTAATTTTCGGCTCTTTTTTGGGCTTCCTCTCTTCTCTGTTGAAACGTAGTGTTGTCGCCGCTGACGAGCGGAATGCAGAGAATCAGAAAAACTGTTGCGACTGCTGTGTATTTTTTTCTCAAAACGCACCTCCTTTTATTTTTCAGTTAATTCGAATATTCCTGTCCATCCGTTCGCGGGTGGATTTTTTATGTATTCCTCGCTTCTGACTGCAAGGACTTTCGAGGGTCCGTCATCGGGGAAAGAGGATAAAACGTTCTCAAACAATCTCGCAGAATCGCCGAAATTTCCGCTGAAATACATATCCAGACCCTGTCGGTAAGTTTCAAGGGCGGATTGAAACTTCCGGTCCAGGGAGTTTTTTTTGCCGAGGAGTTCATAAATTCCTATGGGTTCCGTCTTTCCCTTCACTTTTATCAAATCTACTTTTCTCGTTTCGAAATCGTTTTCCACTATTTCGTTGGTTGTGTGGGATATCATGGTGTTCGTGCCGTAAAATTTATTTACACCTTCCAGTCTTGAAGCCAAATTGACGGCGTCGCCTATTATTGTGTAATCCATTCGCTTGTCTGATCCGAAATTGCCAACAACCATGAAACCAGTGTTTAAACCTACTCGCATGTTCATTTTGGGTTTTCCTTCTTTTTCCCACTTGTTCCTGAGGCTGAGGAGTTTTGCTTGCATTTCGATAGCGCAGGAGCACGCTTTTTGGGCATGATCTTCAATATCCAGCGGGGCGCCCCAGAACGCAATTATAGCGTCTCCTTCGAATTTGTCGACAATGCCGTCGTGATGCGATATCACGGCACACATTGACGAAAGGTATTCGTTGAGAAGTGAGGCGACTTGTTCGGGAGGCATAGTTTCTGAAATACTTGTGAAACCTGCTATGTCTGAGAAGAAAGCTGTCATAAATTTCCTTTCTCCTCCGAGTTTAAGTTTTTCAGGGTGGCTGAGAAGCTCGTTTACGACCTTGTTTGACAGGTAGAATCCGAAAGCGTTGCGCACGAAATTCTTTTCTCTGGCTTCCCTGAAAAAACCTATGAGAGTACCCGTCACGTAGGAAAGTATCAATGCAGCGGGGACGGAAGAAAAATCTATAAAAGTTTTTCCGAAGACGTAAAAAGCCGAAACTGTCAGTGTGTATAGAGAAATCAGAGACAGGAAAATTAATGCGCTTTTTTGAATTTTCAAATTTGATCCTGAATACGATCCTGCGAAAGACATGAAGACTATGAGCGCCAATATTAGATACTTGTCATATCTGGTGCGCAAAAAGCTGTCCGAAAGCAGATTGTCGAGTATGGAAGCATGAATGAAAACGCCTCCGTCTCCGGCGTTGAAAGGATTGGGTCTGATGTCGAACAAGCCGGGAGCGCTTCCGGCGATAAATATAATCTTGTCTTTGAAAGTGTTGGGCGATATGTAATTTTTTTCAAAATTCGATATTGCCTGTTCGACAGACGAAAATTCGTTTTCTTTAATGGAAGCTATCACACCTTCGTCAATCTCTTCGAGCATTTGTTCAACCGAGTCGTACTCGAAACCGTATATACTGTTCAAGTGTTCGTTGAAAAGTACGAATTCAATCCCCGGGTCAAGTCCCTCGTAGACTTTTTGCCTGATTTTAGAGTATTCATCGAACAGTCCCAAGTAATTATTATATTCACTGTACAGAGAATTTATTCCACCTGAATTGTAAAAAGAAGCCGATTTGAGAATTGCGGCGACTGTGTAGTTTTTGTATGTTTCGTACATGCACCCACGGAAATTTACGATGGCTTCGCCTTCACGTGAGAGAGGGATACTTCTTTCAGTGTCTTTTTCGTACAAAGTGAGTGTGTTTCCGGAAATAACCTGCGAATCAGCACCCTCTATGAGATAATAAGCGGCTAATGATATCTGAGGGTAGTAGTTTCCATTGATGTGGTATAAAAGAGGAGAGTTCCTGTAAATCCCGTCATTGTCTGATTTTATGTTGACGCCACCCGGCATGAAAACACTTTCTGATATGATTTTGTGAGGAGGCTGAGAAAAAGTGTACGAAGGAAAATGCATGTCAGTATCTTTTAGCAAGATGTTTATGCTTTTCAGGTTAAGATTTGATGAATCCGAAAAGAAATTTTCATTTTTCGAAGCCATGAAGGCGACTATCACTTTACCGGATATTGCCGCAGAATGAGCGAGAGAAGAATCGTCTTCCGGTCCAAAAACCGAAGGTTCTGTGTATAGCACGTCCAGGATGACCGCCTTGGCTCCTCCGGCGCTCAGGTAGTCAATCAGATCGGCGGTCATTTTTCTCGGCCAAGGCCAGTAAACACCTTCTGCGGCCATTATGTCGAGTGAATTCTGGTCAATGAAAAAAAACACAATGTCTTCGTTCGGTTTTCCGGAAGAAAAAAGGAACAGTTTTCTCCTTGCGTCTGAAGTAAAAAACTCGAGTCTTGAGAAAAATCCTGCTTCGAAAGCGAGAAATACGGACAGAGCCCAGAATAATCCCGTGACCAGGGGAAAAAAGGTTTTTTGTATTATTTTTCTTTTAGTCATTTTGTGAATTGTGAAATTTTATAATTATAAGCTTCTTTGCGCCCGATGTCTATCGGCCAAGGATAAGTTGATTTGATACAACAGGGATATTAAAATTCACTTAAAGGAAGGTAAAAATGCTTTCTCATTTGTTAATGCTAGTCTGTTATTTCACGGTTTCTTTTCCTGTGAATCCTGTTGCGACATCAAGAGGAATGGTTTTTACAGACAGTGGAAGCAAAACCATTTATTTGGTATCCGAAAGAGGCGTTCTGGAGATATTCAAAGCTCCGGGGTGCGGTATGTATATGTCGACGTCTCCCTCCGGACGTTTGATAGGTTTCAAATACATTGACCGGCAAGGCATGCAGGTGCCTGCTGCAATAGATATAGAAAACCTTCATGTGACTGAGTTTTATCAACCCTGCAGTCTGGTGGGGCAGGTGTCTTTTTCGGCTTTGGACAAACCTGCCTTCACTATTGGAAATGAACTGGTATTTGAAAGCCAGGATGGCTTGAAGCGTTTCGATTTGGGATTTTATTCTAATTTGTGTCCCGTTTCTGCTGACGGCAATTTCGCCGTATTCAACGATTATAACGACGCGCTTTGGATATTGAATCTCGAAAACGGTGAAAAGAAAAGAATAACGCCTCCCGGAACAGGTTACTGCTGTCCCGTGTGGTCTCGGGACGGGGAAAAAATCCTTTTCAGAGGTATTTCGGGAAACATTTACGTGTGGACACTTGAAAATTCGTCAACAGTGACGATAGAAGACGGTTTCAATCCTTGTTTTTCTCCGGACGGAAGGTATATTCTTTATGAAAAAAGGTTTCACGCCGGACAAGTTTTGGTCAACTCTGACCTGTATATATGGGACACCCAGATTTCGTCTTCAGAGAGGATGACTTTCACTGAAAATGAAAATGAAACGTATCCGGTTTATTTGAATGAAAGGCAAATCGCCTTCGTTTTACCGGACAGGAATGAAATTGTGACGGCTTTTTTGTCAGGAGCAGATTTGTTACCGGTATCGAGAATATCGCTGAACGAGGATGAAACACTACCCATTGAAAACTCAGTAAAATGCACGGGTAAAGGAGATTCATTGGATGTTACATACATCCATCAGGTATACGACTCGCCTGATTGGTTCAACGGACACTGGGCGTGTGCACCGTCGGCGGCATTAATGGTTGTATCGTATTATGGATTGCTTCCCGCCTGGAAATGCCAGTGTTCATCTCCGTATTCGCACGAAAGCTTTTACGGGAGATACATTTGTGAAAGATATATGTTCAATGAGTTCGATTACAATCTTGCAGCAGACGATCCGGTTGGAACACCTTCCTACGGGGGATACGGATATATGTGGACGGGAAGTTATTCTCCTTATTCGAGGATGGTGCAGTATTATTTAAATCACGGTCTGAGCGCATCGAGAGACGACACTCCGACTTTTGGTGAAACAGTGAACGAATTGAACGCCGGGTATCCCTACTCTATGTGTGTCGGATTGACCACTTCAGGACACTTGGTGCTGGCGGTCGGCCAGGTTCTGAACTGGCACACTATTATTTTCAATGATCCTTACGGAAACAAGAACACAGCAGGATACCCAAGCTATGACGGAAAATACGCCAGGTACGACTGGCCGGGATACAACAACGGCAATCAGAATCTGAATCAGGTTTACTGGTGTGTGTCGGCAAGAGGTACGTTTCCGGATGTCAGCGACACGCTGATTGACGACAGGCATTTGACCAGTGGATTTTATCTTCATGCAGAAAATCCCTCATCTATGAAGTTTTGGAGAGACGCGTTTTCAGGCTATGAAAACCACAGCTGGTGGACTTATTCGACTCAAGGCACTCAAGACACTTGTTACGCCACCTGGACTCCCGCTCTTGCAGAAGAAGGCATTTACGAAGTGTCGATTTATATTCCGGTTGTCAATTCGGGGGCCGTATCAGCTGTTTATCGGATTTATCATCCTTCCGGCCCAGACACTGTAGTAATTGACCAGTCGCAAAATCCAGGGCAATGGGTTTCTTTGGGATCCTTCTTCTTCGACACTTCCGGCGGATATATATATCTGGGGGACAAGACCGGATATCAGGGGCAGAGACTTGCATTTGATGCGGTGAAATTCTCTTTGCAGGAGTCGGGAACAGAAGAAGAAATAATGAAACCTCAAACTGGTTTTTCGGCGTATTTTTCCGGTGAAGCCTTGATCATTTGTTTACAGGGACTCACATGGCATGAACTGAGTTTAAACCTCTATGACTCCGCAGGCAGGCTGGTTTTTTCGGGGATGTTGGAAGAGGGTATTAGCAGAACGGGAAATTTGAACCTCTCTCCCGGTCCTTACTTTCTCGTAGCCGATTTTGGTGCGGAAAAACACGTTGTCAAACTCTGCAAACTGTTTTGACAAATCTTTTATGGAGTGATTTATTCAGGTAAATTTGACCCAAGTGTTTCTGTGATTTTTTCGGAAAGATCGGAGAGGGTGAAAGGCTTTACCAAATAATTGTCGAATCCGAACTCGCTGAAATTAGAAAGTGCAAGATCATTTGAATAGCCGCTTGAAACCAGTGCTTTTACAGAAGGATTGATTTTTCTTATCTCTCTGACGGTTTCTTTTCCTCCCATGCCGCCCTGAACAGTAAGATCCAGAATTATAAGATCGAACGGGTTTTCACCGGGTTCCCTGAATTTACTAATTGCCTCTTCACCGTTTCTCGCCGTTTCAACTCTGTAACCCAGTTCTTCGAGCATTTTTGATGTGACTTTTCTTATCATCTCTTCGTCGTCCATTAAAAGGATGTTCGCCTTGCCGTGTTTAATCTGCTTGCTTTTAATGCCGTTTTTAAAAAAAGCAACGCTATCCGATGCCGGTATAAAGATGTTGAAAGAAGCTCCTTTCTGCGGTTCGGAATCGACTTCTATCATACCGCTGTGATTTTTAATTATTGAATAAACTATCGAAAGACCAAGGCCTGAGCCGTTTTCTTTTGTCGTGAAATAAGGATCGAATATTTTAAGTATGTCATCAGGATGAATGCCGATGCCAGTGTCGGTTATGGAAATCTTTATGTATTTACCCGGTTTGAGATAGTATAAATATTTATATTTCTCCAACTGATCCTCGCTCAAATCGTGGTTGCGTGCGGTGATTTTTATCGTTCCGCCGCCGGGCATTGCCTGAACAGAATTCAGCACCAAATTCTGTATTACCTGGGAAAATTGACTTTTGTCCACATCGACAACCCGCAGATTCTTTTCAAAATCATATTCAAGGTTAATGTCTGTTCCGCTCAGGATAAATTTTGCTGAATCCGTTATTATCTCGCTGATCGAAGAAGCTTCTTTGACAGGAACACCTCCTTTGGCGAAAGTGAGAAGCTGTTGAGTGAGATCCGTAGCTTTTTTAACGCCTTTTTCAGCTTCGAGAAGACTTTCTTTCAGATCTTCGTCTTCTTGGGTATAAAGGTTGGCTATCGATATGTTTCCGCTTATCGTTGTAAGAATATTGTTGAAATCATGGGCAATGCCGCCCGCCAGAAGTCCGAGCGACTCCAGGTTCCTCATTTTTGAGAGCTGGTCTTCAATCTGTTTTCTCTCGGTTATATCTATCACATGGGTTATTATCCTTCCGAACGATCCTTCTTCTTCACGAAACGCAAACGAACTCAGAAGCACCCAGATAATTTTTCCGGATTTGTGATAGTAACGTTTTTCAAACTGTATGGAGTCTTTTTCGTTTAGAATGAGTGAATTTATATTCTTCATGGATTTGTACAAATCGTCGGGGTATGTCAGGTCGCTGAATTTTTTTTTCAACAATTCGCGTTCATTATAACCGAGCATTTCGCATAAAGATTTGTTGACGGCCAGGTAATGTCCCTCTGAATCCATTATGCTCATTCCGACGGGAGCGTTTTCAAAAGTGTTTCTGAATTTTGATTCGCTGACCCGGATCTTATGGTCACTCTGAATTTTCGCTATAATGTCTCCCAGAAATGACACGACTTGAGACAGCAGTCTCTTTGAGATTCGGCTGAAGTCATCGTTTTCGTGTGAAGCAAGATTAAGGCAGGCGATAGGAGAACCCATGTGCAAGATAGGCAATATCGCGAGCGCCCTGATACCTTCTTCTATTACCGCAGGAAATTCAGAGGCCTGAATCTCTTTTTTTGAAAGAAAAGTAGGAATCTCTTTCCTTGCGACTAATCCTTTGGGGCTGTCTTTTTCGTAGAACTGGATTTTTTTAACGAAAGAATCCTTAAATCCCGAATGAGCGGCAAGAGCCAGACCTCCGGTGTCCTGTTCGACGATGTATATGCCGCCGCTGTCCACCTCTTCAATGGATTCAATGGAAATGAAGAGGATATAGTTCAGGGCTTCGTTCAAATCTGTCGTTTTTCCTATTCTCACCGCAAGCTCGTGCTGAAGTCTCAATATGTCTTCGTTCAGTTTT from candidate division WOR-3 bacterium carries:
- a CDS encoding PAS domain S-box protein, with the protein product MPKLDLFQNEILDCLQKLILIADKNGNILYHSDNIKNVFNVSSEQVINRNIFDFIHPDEKIKTEKLIAGILSEPERSVPFELRIILDSYAEKYVSGRATDMSKDPRICGIIAVYSDVSKEKISTELQKAVFSISDLLNQTDDIDVLFKKIHSTIGSLIPSENFFVAVLDQEGKALSFPCYIDRFDSQPAPRAVTNSLTDYVVLKGSPLLLSGDSLDEFCDVENIDIQGTAPFSWLGVPLKCDNFIIGALVVQSYDEEFSYSYFHQNILEFVANHISAAMVKKQSHIKEREYKQFLEKIIENLPISLFAKDKEGRFIMWNKTSEELYGLKQEQVIGRTDFDFFPENQAEFFRFMDNKTLQSNKVFDIPEEPIDSPKFGRRILHTIKMPITDDNGEATVLLGLSDDITEKKLNEDILRLQHELAVRIGKTTDLNEALNYILFISIESIEEVDSGGIYIVEQDTGGLALAAHSGFKDSFVKKIQFYEKDSPKGLVARKEIPTFLSKKEIQASEFPAVIEEGIRALAILPILHMGSPIACLNLASHENDDFSRISKRLLSQVVSFLGDIIAKIQSDHKIRVSESKFRNTFENAPVGMSIMDSEGHYLAVNKSLCEMLGYNERELLKKKFSDLTYPDDLYKSMKNINSLILNEKDSIQFEKRYYHKSGKIIWVLLSSFAFREEEGSFGRIITHVIDITERKQIEDQLSKMRNLESLGLLAGGIAHDFNNILTTISGNISIANLYTQEDEDLKESLLEAEKGVKKATDLTQQLLTFAKGGVPVKEASSISEIITDSAKFILSGTDINLEYDFEKNLRVVDVDKSQFSQVIQNLVLNSVQAMPGGGTIKITARNHDLSEDQLEKYKYLYYLKPGKYIKISITDTGIGIHPDDILKIFDPYFTTKENGSGLGLSIVYSIIKNHSGMIEVDSEPQKGASFNIFIPASDSVAFFKNGIKSKQIKHGKANILLMDDEEMIRKVTSKMLEELGYRVETARNGEEAISKFREPGENPFDLIILDLTVQGGMGGKETVREIRKINPSVKALVSSGYSNDLALSNFSEFGFDNYLVKPFTLSDLSEKITETLGSNLPE